A window from Canis lupus familiaris isolate Mischka breed German Shepherd chromosome 18, alternate assembly UU_Cfam_GSD_1.0, whole genome shotgun sequence encodes these proteins:
- the LOC119864260 gene encoding histone H2B type 2-E1-like codes for MGTEHGQQPQSGGRRGHGSGDKKSKKHSRRKETYSMYIYKVLKQVHPDIGIFSKAMSIMNSFVNDVFERLAGKAAQLAQYLGQTTLTSWEVQTAVRWLLPGELAKHAISEGTKAITKYTGSK; via the coding sequence ATGGGCACCGAGCATGGGCAGCAGCCACAGTCTGGGGGCCGCAGGGGACATGGTTCTGGTGATAAAAAGTCCAAAAAGCATAGCCGGCGCAAGGAAACATACTCAATGTATATCTACAAGGTGCTAAAGCAGGTGCACCCTGACATCGGCATCTTTTCCAAGGCCATGAGCATCATGAACTCGTTTGTGAACGATGTGTTTGAACGGCTGGCTGGCAAAGCTGCCCAGCTGGCCCAGTACTTGGGCCAGACCACACTGACATCCTGGGAGGTCCAGACGGCGGTGCGTTGGCTACTGCCTGGGGAGCTGGCCAAGCATGCCATATCTGAGGGCACCAAGGCCATCACCAAGTACACCGGCTCCAAGTGA